The following are encoded together in the Ammospiza nelsoni isolate bAmmNel1 chromosome 33, bAmmNel1.pri, whole genome shotgun sequence genome:
- the LOC132085924 gene encoding sorting nexin-27-like, translated as MADKEGEARPGVRNGAGEGPPGGPCIIRIVKSKLGYGFNVRGVLQLFPGGPSSAWGRQKLTEKNSLRKEDEHHLKGLWFRPKGSRTSLLCDL; from the exons ATGGCGGACAAGGAGGGCGAAGCGCGGCCGGGGGTGCGGAACGGGGCTGGGGAAGGACCCCCGGGTGGGCCCTGCATCATCCGCATTGTCAAGTCCAAGTTGGGTTACGGCTTTAACGTCCGCGG GGTGCTGCAACTCTTCCCTGGAGGTCCCtcctcagcctggggaaggcagaaaCTCACAG agaaaaacagcttgagaaaggaagatgaacatcacctcaaggGTTTATGGTTTCGACCAAAAGGAAGCCGGACATCACTGTTATGTGATTTATAG